The genomic region CCGCGCCAGCGCGAGGGGCCGCTCGGGGAGCGTGGCGCAGTAGGCGACGAAGCCGGGCAGCGTCGCGAAGGTGCGCTCCGCCGCGGCGAAGCGCGGATCGGCGCGCAGCGTCTGCTCCTGGCGCACCGGCGGCGGGCTCGCCGGGTCGCGCCGGTAGCGGCGCACGTAGTCGAGCAGCCGCGCGTGGTAGCCGGGATCCTCGACGATCGCCCCGATCGTGCCCGCCCGCGGGTGCGTGCCGGCGATCATCTCCCCCACCTGCCGCTCGAGCTCCTCGAGCCCGTCCGGGAACATCTCGAGGAGCTGGAGGTCGTAGACCGGGTTCAGGTGCACGACCTGCATCACGTGACCGATGATGGTGTCACGCTCGGAGAGGAAGCCGGTCGGGTCGATCATCGAGACCGGGTCGTCGAGCACGCGCAGGAGCTGGTGGAAGCCGAACGAGATGCCCTTCTGCCGGTAGTAGTCGCGCGCGGCCGGCTCGATCACGAAGCGCAGCATGTCGAGGCCGCCGAAGAAGACCTGCCACGGCGTCGGCTCGGCGGGCGCGTAGCCGCGCTCGGCGAGGAGCGCGAGGCGGCGGCGGATCTCGCGGCGGTCGAGCCACAGGCGCACGGTCCGCGCGAGGCGCGTGGCCTTGCCGGCGAGGGCACGCGGCCCGCCGATCGCGGCCGCGACGAGCCGCCAGGGCGGCGCAGCGAGGCGGCGCGATCCGGCGGGCGCGGCGGCCGGCGCCGGCGCCCCGGCGTCGGCCCTCACGCCGTCTTCCCGACGCCGCCCATGAAGTCGCCGCCTGCGCCCCCGGCAGGCCCCGCCACCTCGACGATGCGCTCCGGCACGTCGTCGTACTCGAGGCGCAGGGCACGGCTCATGATCGCGTGCATCTCGTAGAGCGCGGTGATGTAGGTGAGCTCGAGGATCTCCTCGTCGCCGAGATGCTCGCGCAGGCGCGCGAAGGTGGCATCCTGGACGCGGCCGTTCTGGAGCACCAGCTCGTCCACGTAGGCGAGCACCGCGCGCTCGGCCGGCGCGAAGACGGCGGCGCCGGCCCAGCTCGCGATCGCCTGGATCTTCTCCTCGGGGAGGCCGACGTCGCGCGCCGCCTTGCAGTGCTGCGAGTAGACGAACTGGCTCTCGCGCAGGAAGCCGGCCCGGGTCTGGCCGAGCTCGCGCAGGCAGGGGTCGAGCTTGCGCTTCGCGCTGCGGTAGAAGGCGAAGCCCGCCACCGCGTGGCGGAAGCAGTCGGGCACCAGCGCGAACACCGTCCACCAGTCGCCGCGCGTGCCGGTCGCGGTGCCGGGCTCGGCCACCGGGCAGCGCCCGCCGAAGAGCATGTCGTAGATCGTCTGCACGTCCGCGGGCGCCTCGGCGCGCGGGACCTGTCGGAGTCTGGGCATCGCAGGAGGGCCTCCGGCCCGATCTTAGTGCGCGCCCGCTAGTGCGCGCCCGCGCCCGAGCGCCCCTTCCAGGTGGCGCCGCGCGCCCGGCGGTGGCGGCGCGCCGAGTCGATCGTCATCGCCGCGTAGAGGATCCCCGCCAGCGGGAGCCCGAGCGCCGCGGCGGCCGGCCGCCCGTAGAGCGCGAGCGTCGGCACGAAGGTGGCGGCCGAGAGCGCCCAGGCGGCTGCGCCCAGCGCGCCGGCCGCGGCGTCGCCGTGCCAGGGCCAGAGCAGGACGGCGAGCGGCGGCGCCAGGTACAGGAGCGCGAGCCCCGCGATCGTGCCCGCGAGCCGCCGGGGCGAGCAGGCGAGCTGCGTGTAGGCGCTGCGCGCCACCATGTTCCAGACGTCGGCGATGCCGGTGCAGGGGCGCACCGAGCGCTCGCTCGTCGAGAGGCCGAGCCAGATCGGGCCGCCGCGCTTCACGGCGCGCCCGAGCGCGCAGTCGTCGATCACCTCGCCGCGCAGCGCCGCGATGCCGCCGGCGCGCGCCAGCGCCTCGCGCCGCACCAGCACGCAGCCGCCGGCCGCGGCTGCCGTCCGCGCGCGCGGGTCGTTGACGCGCGGGAAGGGGTAGAGCTGCTGGAAGAAGTAGACGAAGGCCGGCACCAGGAGGGCACCCCAGCCCGGTCCCGCGTGCAGGAGCACCATCTGCGACACCAGGTCGCGTTGCATC from Deltaproteobacteria bacterium harbors:
- a CDS encoding carboxymuconolactone decarboxylase family protein, encoding MPRLRQVPRAEAPADVQTIYDMLFGGRCPVAEPGTATGTRGDWWTVFALVPDCFRHAVAGFAFYRSAKRKLDPCLRELGQTRAGFLRESQFVYSQHCKAARDVGLPEEKIQAIASWAGAAVFAPAERAVLAYVDELVLQNGRVQDATFARLREHLGDEEILELTYITALYEMHAIMSRALRLEYDDVPERIVEVAGPAGGAGGDFMGGVGKTA
- a CDS encoding glycosyltransferase, coding for MSLALPCALAFAAWLYLAFGHGRFWLCDQRLDGRAPAPASWPAVVAVVPARDEAALLPATLGSLLDQDYPGALRIVLVDDESSDGTAEVAERVAQAHPHGARLTVVRAPPRPPGWVGKMWAVETGTRAGAGDHAFWLLTDADVVHGPDSLRRLVSAAGAMQRDLVSQMVLLHAGPGWGALLVPAFVYFFQQLYPFPRVNDPRARTAAAAGGCVLVRREALARAGGIAALRGEVIDDCALGRAVKRGGPIWLGLSTSERSVRPCTGIADVWNMVARSAYTQLACSPRRLAGTIAGLALLYLAPPLAVLLWPWHGDAAAGALGAAAWALSAATFVPTLALYGRPAAAALGLPLAGILYAAMTIDSARRHRRARGATWKGRSGAGAH